Proteins encoded together in one Telopea speciosissima isolate NSW1024214 ecotype Mountain lineage chromosome 6, Tspe_v1, whole genome shotgun sequence window:
- the LOC122665992 gene encoding hydroquinone glucosyltransferase-like, translated as MKEAKQTPHIVILHAPGMGHLIPLVEFAKRFVLHHDFNITFTIPTIEGSPIKAQKEILDTLPNCIDTLFLSPVNLDDLSKDTKVETCIYLTILRSLPSLHDALKLLTSTTPIAALVVDLFGTDAIDVARQFNLPSYIFFPSTAMVLSLVLHLPKLDELNSCEYRELPEPVKLPGCVPIHGTDLMDPLQDRQSKVYTWTLYQSKRFKLADGILLNSFTEMEAGAIKALKESGDPSVPPIYPIGPLTQDGSRDNGADIFGCLRWLNNQPIGSVLFVSFGSGGAISREQLNELALGLELSGQRFLWVVKSPNTTYLGVQSTGEDPLTFLPKGFLERTKRRGLVVPSWAPQIQVLNHVSTGGLVTHCGWNSTLESVVHGVPLIAWPLHAKQKMNAISLVEDLKVALRPRVEKNGIVGRVEIARVVKCLLEGDEGKSIQKQMTMLKDAAAKVLSEEGSSRRSLSEVAHRWKFQVGI; from the coding sequence ATGAAAGAAGCAAAGCAAACACCACACATTGTCATTCTACATGCTCCAGGTATGGGTCATCTCATCCCCCTTGTTGAGTTTGCTAAGCGATTTGTTCTCCACCATGATTTCAACATCACATTTACAATCCCAACTATTGAAGGTTCTCCAATCAAAGCTCAGAAAGAAATCCTGGATACCCTCCCCAACTGCATCGATACCCTCTTTCTCTCACCTGTTAACCTTGATGATCTCTCCAAGGATACAAAAGTTGAAACTTGTATCTATCTCACCATTCTCCGTTCCCTCCCTTCCCTACATGACGCTCTAAAGCTTTTAACTTCCACAACTCCCATCGCTGCCTTGGTTGTTGATCTCTTTGGCACCGATGCAATTGATGTGGCTAGGCAATTCAATCTTCCTTCTtacatcttcttcccttccacGGCCATGGTGTTGTCATTGGTCCTCCATTTGCCCAAACTTGATGAGTTGAACTCTTGCGAATATAGAGAACTACCTGAACCAGTGAAATTACCCGGATGTGTGCCAATTCATGGAACAGATTTAATGGACCCACTCCAAGATAGACAGAGTAAGGTATATACATGGACTTTATACCAGTCCAAGCGTTTCAAATTGGCTGATGGTATCCTATTAAATAGTTTCACCGAGATGGAAGCCGGCGCTATTAAGGCTTTGAAGGAAAGTGGAGACCCAAGTGTGCCACCTATTTACCCAATAGGGCCACTCACACAAGATGGTTCGAGGGATAATGGAGCTGATATTTTTGGGTGCCTTAGGTGGTTGAACAATCAACCTATTGGTTCTGTCTTATTTGTTTCATTTGGGAGCGGTGGTGCCATCTCACGGGAGCAACTTAATGAATTGGCATTGGGATTGGAACTTAGTGGGCAAAGATTCTTATGGGTTGTCAAGAGCCCAAATACTACCTATTTAGGTGTCCAAAGCACTGGAGAAGACCCTTTGACTTTCTTGCCAAAGGGCTTCTTAGAGAGGACCAAAAGAAGGGGTTTGGTGGTACCCTCATGGGCTCCTCAAATACAAGTGCTTAACCATGTCTCTACCGGAGGGTTGGTCACCCATTGTGGTTGGAACTCAACCTTAGAGAGTGTGGTTCATGGTGTACCATTGATTGCATGGCCACTTCATGCAAAACAAAAGATGAATGCAATATCATTAGTTGAGGATTTGAAGGTAGCTTTGAGACCCAGAGTTGAAAAGAATGGGATAGTGGGGAGAGTGGAGATTGCTAGGGTGGTGAAGTGCTTACTGGAAGGGGACGAAGGAAAGAGCATACAAAAGCAGATGACAATGCTCAAGGACGCAGCTGCTAAGGTGTTAAGTGAAGAAGGGTCCTCTAGAAGATCACTCTCAGAGGTGGCACACAGATGGAAATTCCAAGTGGGAATTTGA